The sequence ACTGAGGTAACATTAAATTGTTGTTGCTGAACTGAAAAACCatgttgaattttatttatttttttcctgagaATCGGGTCTTACGGTTTGCATGCACactatttgaaatatttaagagGATCCAGACGTGCTGGTTTGATTACTGCCTACATTTATATTGAAattaataatgtgaaataaGTTTTTATCATAGAAATATCCCCACTTCATCATGTTCACAGAATGACATTCTATAGATGTTATGaaagtgaagtttttttttttgttttttttttccagcttgtcTAAAATTATTACATACCGTCTGCTGTAAGCCATGGTACTAACTCTTTTTGTTGCACTATTTTCCTGAAAGAGACAACTTCTTCTTAAAACAGGCACGAAAGAGGGACTCTGAGAAGCCATCAaaatcacacagaaaaacagatgagcATCAAGAGCCAGAGAGACTTTCAGCAGAGAATGGAGAGGAGCGATCCAGACGCAAAGACAGAAGGTCCTCCAAGGGCCGGAGCTTTTCCAGGTCACACTCGCGAGAGAGGTTAGCCTGGTCAATAAATTGCATAAAGAAATATTGTTGGGAACAGTCTGTAATAGTCTCTGGATAAATTGCTGACTTGGCCTTCATATTGCTTGTTGTATCTTTATTCTAGAAGTTGTGGTCTCATTAAATGTCATTCAGTATTTTTGATATACGGTAGATCATCTATTCTAAACATTTATCATAAATGAAATTGTCAGTAGTGTTCTTTTAATGCATGTCGCTGGATCTTTTTCTAGGCGGCATCACAGCAGAAGTAGAGACAAACGGCGATCACGATCTCGCAGCCGGGACAGGAAGAAGAAGGCCAGGTCTCGCTCAGGATCAAGGACCAAACACCGTCATCATAGCAGAAGTCGCAGTAAAAGCAGGTGTGTTTAATTGAAATGTCAGCATTTCTGCTGGGAATTAAGGATATTTGAACTCTTGTCCTGCATGTTTGCCATTCCATGTGTTGGTAACATTATGCTCATTTACTTGGTTGTTCCAACAGGGAGCGAAAGAAAAGGAGTGAGAAAGTGCGCAGAAAGAGTCGAAGCAGGTCTGTTAATCCACCTGCCTTCCGGGGCCGAAACACAGCTATGGATGCACAAGAGGCCCTGGCCAGAAGGCAAGGAAACAGCTTACAGGGCATTTACAATATAGATGGTTGGTCTCGGTTCTGGCCCATTCTGGGGGCTTACCAGTGGAGCTTAGAACATCTGCACAATTGCTGCAACCAAAGCTTTTTTTCCTAAGTTTCCCAGTATTGTCAACTTTTACTACTCTTTTAATGCCTGACATTATAAGAAGATGACATGGCTAGCAGGCAACACAGATTAGTTAGGGTTAATGAAATCAAACATAAATTTAAACCTAACCATCACTCCCTGTTACTCAGACCCGTGTTCCTGAAGTTGTTCAGGTGAAAGCTGTAGACTGTTGGGTTTGGCTGCAGTCATCCATGTTGCAGTTGCCAGAGAGCATGGTTGGTCATAAAAGGAAATCACATTGGTaggaaaatgagaaatcatAAAATTCTGATAGATCAGGTGTACTGGTGGTGTAAGCGTCTAAGACACTGACCATGTAATTTCAGCTTTTATATTTAAGTCTGGCCggggacctttgttgcatgttgcCCCTCTCTACCCTAATTTCCTTTCAAATCTTAACTGTCGACTGTTAATCAAAGGCAAGAGTGCTCAAAAATACTGGCTGATGTCCAAGCTATGCTTACAGGTCATATCACTACACAGCACAGTATGCTTTTAACCCTAACGAACAACATGATcgtcactgtttttctttccaggCTGGAGAGAGCCAAGAAACTacaggagcagaaggagaaggaaatgttggagaaacagcagcagcaacagcaggagaTAGCTGCAGGTGAGAAGCGCTTATTATGTCCACTTTTAAAACCTTGATCATAGGAGTCATTTAGTTGCCTACACCTGTCTATGTATTTTGTTTCCAGTGGCTGCCCCTATCGCAGcagttgctgctgcagcagcggcCGCCTCCAACCCTGGCCTCAATGTGGCGGCCCTCCTGGCCTCTGGTACACAGGTCACGCCTCAGATTGCTATGGCAGCACAGATGGCAGCCCTTCAAGCAAAAACGCTGGCAGAGACTGGTATTGCTGTGCCCAGCTACTATAACCCATCCTCTGTAAACCCCATGAAGTTCgcagagcaggagaaaaagaggaaaatgctATGGCAGGGGAAAAAGGAAGGGGTAAGATTGGATTTTCTTGGCTTGTCGATTTCTATTTATCCACCAGTTTTAAGGATGCCCAGCTTTCCCTCCTCAGATTTTCCTAACAGACTGTAAAGAATATGTACATGAGAAAAGGATGTTGTGATGTACAATGTCTGTATATATTTATCAGTACACGATGCTTATCATTTCTGTTTCTAATTTTTAAGGACAAGTCCCAGACAGCTGAGCTGTGGGAGAAGCTAAACTTTGGAAACAAGGACCAAAATGTTAAGTTTCGTAAACTGATGGGTAttaaagtaagtttaacaatgTTGTTTTACTTAACCAATAGGCATTGGATGCTTCAGTTAAATCTTCAGTCCACCAATGTGAGCTTTCTAACCTCCCAGATTTAATTTGATTGGCTGTCTTTACAGGGAGAGGATGACGCTGAAGTTTCCAAACCACTTAATGATGAAGGCTTGAAGACTCTTCAAAAGCAGGAGGAGATGTTTAGGAACCTAGACGTTCAGTATGAGATGGCTCGgtctcagacacacacccagaggGGAATGGGGCTCGGCTTCTCCTCCTCGTTCTCACGTGGAATGGATTCTATCTAGTGCCAAACGCTGGCTGTCTTTGCCGCTCATCTGATCGTATAGGACCACCACCAGTTCATCGCTAGCCCTCAAGCTTGCATGGATGTTACTCTGAATCTGTAATTTATTTGTAGACAAACATCTCACATATTGAAACATTGTAATGTAAATAGGCAGGTGCTGAGTTTGTCTCAGtgtttattaatatgtacaTCTCTGCAAAAGGATGCATCAGTTTGGCTGGTTGATGCTGGTTAAAATTAGACATTTGTTCAAATAATGTGGTAgcttttttttaactgaaatatatatatatattgatatgtGATTGTTTGAACATAAACTGAATATAATGTGGTTCAAGTGAACACTGTTTACATCCATTTAGTGAAAGGCATCTGAAGTCAACGTAGCATTTTCAAAATCCCCCAGTTTCATTTCTCCAGATTGGGGAAAAAGAAAACGGTGGGTTGTAATACATATTGTCTTCAGGATTGCCATGGATAAAGATGTGCTTGGGAGGAGTAATCACATATTTCATATGTTCCTGAAATAAATTAGTTTTGTGTTGAATAAGATTTTTCATGCATTACATCACTTAATTTATATCTTAAGGGATTGCTGGCTGGCTCAAGATTTTCCCATATAAATTTACGGCCTAATTTAACAGGCACACATCATTCCAAATCAAATTGATGTCGAGTAAAATTAACTCCTTAACTTATGTGTTACATCAGAAAATGTTCAAGTTTAAGTGTCACTTCGGTATTTTAAACACAATTTGCTTATGTCATATGACTGCATCATTCTACTGAAAGTCGACAAACATTCGACAATAGCAAAAAACAGACTGTTGAAAGGGAGGAGCGACACCCTCgcatacaaaaatacagatttattaGAATACTGTACGTTCAGTTAAATTACATGGCTGTTGATGCCAACATGGAAAAACACTCATTTACAGATAAGACTGGAATACAGCACATGAGCCACACCAGTGATGAGGTTGTGATTGGCAAACTCAAGAATAAGGAGAAGGATTGGGTACTCGCTGTGTCTCTTCTCCAGGGTGGACTCCTCACTTAAGCCCATCCAGTGAAGTAGCAGTGTTTGCATGGCTTCTGGGAATAGCTCTGTGACTAGTTCTTCGGCAGGTGGCAAGTCACTAATTCGCTCAATATGATGTACTTTGAAGCCCTCCACCTTCtggctgatgctgctgttggctgcatGAAACTGCTGGCCAAGCCAACGTCCTATACAACTATGCAGGGAACTTGAATACACGCAGCCCCAGTCTTTGGCCTTCAGCAAAGCTAACACAGTTTCTGTCACTTTACTTTCTTCCAGAGTCCCATTCATATACCGATCAATGTTCTCCAAAAGCAGCAAGATAGTCTCAAGCTGTTCTGTGCAGCTTTGAGTCAGAGAGGAGAGTTTCTCATCCAAGCTGTGCAACTTCTGTCTCACTGTGGATACGACAAGTTGGCTTTGCTCAGTTTGCAAACCCTGCTTGGGGAAAGAGCAATAATCGTGATCTGCTGATGTATCACCTGTGTCACTGTCATTAACGCCCACCGATTCCCTGCCAACCTGGAAATGCTGGAGTTGTGACGTCCTCAATTCAGTATCATGGATGCTGCTGGATCGTGCAAAGTCAAGCTGTACACTGAGGCTGTAACTCATTTTCAGAGGACTGTCATTTATCTGCGATTTCCAAACATCCTACAAAGGAAAGtcaataatacaataatatatcAAAAGATAGATACatttggatacacacacacacacacacacacacccctccgAAAGtgttggaacagtgaggccaattcctttactTTTGcattagactgaaaacatttgggtttgacatcaaaagatgaatatgagacaagagatcaacatttcagcttttatttccaggtatttacttctggatctgatacacaacttagaagttagcaccttttgtttgaacccatccatttttcatgtgagcaaaagtattggaacatgtgactaacaggtgtgttttgttgccctggtgtgtcctgttacattgattattcaaacaataaatagcgctgaatgtctacgttcagtttcagatttgggttttgcctgtgcagactgcatttatagttagaggtgtAACCAAcatgaaaaccagagagctgtccatgggtgaaaaacaagcaattgtgaagctgagagaagatggaaaatcaatcagagccATTGCACAAACATCGGCCATAGAAGAAAGAAACCgctggtgtactaagtaacagacgtcgaacgggtagactgaggaaaacagcagcagttgatgacagaaacattgtgagagctgtaaagaaagaccctaaaacaactgttgacatcagcatcaacctccagagagcaggagagaaggtgtcacagtctactgtgacaaaagtacagaggccacaccagaagatgcaaaccactcattagcaagaagaatagaaaggccaggctggaatttgccaaaaagtccagagacaagcctaaagattctgggacaaagttttatggactgatgagacaaagatgaacctttaccaaagtgatggaaaggctaaagtttggagaaagagaggatctgctcatgatcccaaacatacaagctcatctgtgaaacacagtggaggtaatgtcatagcttcttctgggatgggctcattcatcttcattgatgatgtaacacatgatggcagcagcaaaatgaactcagaagtgTACAGAGGCATTTTGTCTGCCagtttaaagaaagatgcaaccaaactgattgggagatccttcatggtgcagcaagataatgattcaaaacacactgccaaaacaacaaaggagttcatcaggggcaagaagtggaaggttttagactggccaagtcaatctccagacttcaaccctgtagagcatgcattttacctgctaaagagcagactgaagggagaaaccccccaaagcaaaccacaactgaaagaggctgcggtgaaagcctggaaaagcatcacaaaagcagaatgcaaaagtttggtgatgtcaatgagtcacaggcttgatgcagttattgcaaacaaaggatttgcaactaaatattaagtcttttcacattaatgtattttaagtctatctgttccaatacttttgctcgcctaaaaatttggtgttccgttacaaataatgctatctcctaagttgtgtatcagatccagatgtaaatacctggaaataaaagctgaaatgttgatctcttgtctcatattcatcttttgatgtcaaacccaaatgttttcagtctacagcaaaaataaaggaac comes from Pempheris klunzingeri isolate RE-2024b chromosome 7, fPemKlu1.hap1, whole genome shotgun sequence and encodes:
- the LOC139203330 gene encoding arginine/serine-rich coiled-coil protein 2-like isoform X2, whose product is MSASDNDSVDLTRTGSLVHHRKKHSMESSRSPRSSKHHHSRSRSRSRDRKRDRKYRRSCSRSKEARKRDSEKPSKSHRKTDEHQEPERLSAENGEERSRRKDRRSSKGRSFSRSHSRERRHHSRSRDKRRSRSRSRDRKKKARSRSGSRTKHRHHSRSRSKSRERKKRSEKVRRKSRSRLERAKKLQEQKEKEMLEKQQQQQQEIAAVAAPIAAVAAAAAAASNPGLNVAALLASGTQVTPQIAMAAQMAALQAKTLAETGIAVPSYYNPSSVNPMKFAEQEKKRKMLWQGKKEGDKSQTAELWEKLNFGNKDQNVKFRKLMGIKGEDDAEVSKPLNDEGLKTLQKQEEMFRNLDVQYEMARSQTHTQRGMGLGFSSSFSRGMDSI
- the LOC139203330 gene encoding arginine/serine-rich coiled-coil protein 2-like isoform X1 translates to MSASDNDSVDLTRTGSLVHHRKKHSMESSRSPRSSKHHHSRSRSRSRDRKRDRKYRRSCSRSKEARKRDSEKPSKSHRKTDEHQEPERLSAENGEERSRRKDRRSSKGRSFSRSHSRERRHHSRSRDKRRSRSRSRDRKKKARSRSGSRTKHRHHSRSRSKSRERKKRSEKVRRKSRSRSVNPPAFRGRNTAMDAQEALARRLERAKKLQEQKEKEMLEKQQQQQQEIAAVAAPIAAVAAAAAAASNPGLNVAALLASGTQVTPQIAMAAQMAALQAKTLAETGIAVPSYYNPSSVNPMKFAEQEKKRKMLWQGKKEGDKSQTAELWEKLNFGNKDQNVKFRKLMGIKGEDDAEVSKPLNDEGLKTLQKQEEMFRNLDVQYEMARSQTHTQRGMGLGFSSSFSRGMDSI